The sequence CACTACGCTACAAAAGGCTGAcagccatttggcatggtcgttTGGTGGTACTTgaaacccactgttacacttcGTTAGCAGAGTACATGCATAATAAGGGATAGTGTAAAGGCCTCAAAGCTTTAacagacaacaacaaactgaacacaCAAACCTTGACAAGAGCTATCTGGTCCTCCTCTGACAGATCCTTGAAGCCCCGCAACGTCTTGTCCCACTGGATGTGTTTCTCTATACCTGTACAGGAGAAaacagtttgaccaatgagagagtggctgtaTGTCCATcaatcatttttacattttaaagATTTTACTTTGTACCTTAGCTTTTGACGAAGCATGCACGGTAGACACCttccacacacaaatatacagacctgtccttggtgctgaactgcatccacaaacaacatacacactTGTCTTTTgcgctgaacaccatccacacataaatatacagacctgtccttagtgctgaacaccatccacacacaaatatacagacctgtccttagtgctgaacaccatccacacacaaatatacagacctgtccttagtgctgaacaccatccacacacaaatatacagatTTATCCTagatgctgaacaccattatGCTGTCAAACCACAACACAAACAAAGCCACAAACACTACCTAAAACagaaccttcttggtgaaggtaacaaAAACAGCAACTTGAAATACACTGGGAACAGCAGGCTAGGTTTTACACATACCCGCTGTGATGAGGTCAACAGCCTTGGCCTGATGCTCCTCCAGAGTGTTGGTGACAAGAGTGGCCTATAGGAAACAAATGGGAGAAATATGGTGATGAGGGATATATATAATAGATATCCAGGTGATAAGGTACACCTAATagcactcaagcaactggataagattttataataaatgtaaatgatatttcaggtagcttcgtcagtgacactaagcAGATCTCAGCAGAGCAGGTTTCCTACCTTAACTATGAATTGTTGAACAATTAGGAGACAAAACACAGATTACTGACAAAAGGGAGTCAATGTTTAAGTTACTGTTGCCTAGAACTAATTCATTTAATGTTACGATCTCCACATCTTCAAATCAATGTGATACAGTCCAAAAAAAAACCATACCCATCAGCATACCATCTCTTTGAGTTACAGTATATGCTGGCCAATGGGTCAGgagcacagacagacacaccaaaagcaTAACAGGGGTAAAAATCACTACCAGCTCCATCCCTGAGGCGACACCAAAAACATAGGCAGTATTACAATAACCATAGCGTGCGACTTACCCTAACCTCATCCCAGTTTTGGCTAGGGAGGTACAGTTTCTGTGCCTTGTCCAGTTCCTCAATTAGCACCTTCTGTTCAGAAGTCAACTGTAGATTTTTGCTCTGAGCCATGGGGCTCCCTCCAGCATGTATCACAGAGCCTCCTGCTCTTTGCTGATTGGTCATCACAGGTCTCAGATGATTGGCTGAGGCAGAAGAAGGGCCTGCCACATCCATGATCATTGAGCTTCGGCCTGACACTGCCTGGATAGGGGGAGATCTTGTCTGATTGGTTGCTGAGAGAGCTGACCCGTTCAAATTCGAAATTCCTAACAGTTGGGAAAGGATGGCTTTTCTTCCCACGTTGTCAGCAGgcatctgattggttgacaggtCAGGGCTTGGTCCGCTGCTCGGGGGAGGTGTCACATTACTAAGTTGAGTCCCTAGTGAGGATAATAGCGCTGATGCAGCTGAAGAGGAAGGCCATTCATTGGCTGGTGCCTTCTGATTGACACTTGATGGTTGCATCTGATTGGTTCCTGGTTTAGTATGAGTTGCAGCTTGTTCTAGAGACTTGCTTAGATGAAAGTTGGCACTGAAAGGTCCAGCATTATTGTTCTGACTCTGCTGGGTAGGGTTATCACCAGCAGGACTAGCTGATGGAACCTGCGATGATAGCATGGACAACACCTGCGGTGATGTCAACGAGCCATTATTTGAAAGGAGTTGGGCAACAAACGCAGGTGACACCTGCACTGTAGATGGATCACCCTCCCCATCCTTGGGTGGGGCACCCAAGTACACATTGACTTGATTGACAAACACAGGCTGTTGTTGATTGGCTGATTCATTTGTGGGCGGTGCCAGTGGATTTCTGTGAGGTTGCCATCCAGGGATGTTGGGATTTGCAGTAGCTGGCGCACCTCTCAACCCAGTCAGGAGTTGACTCAAGGGGTACTGTTTGTCAGAAAGTGGTCTCTGATTGGTCGGGATTTGAGGCTGCTGATTGGTTGTTGGGGTGTCAAGGCACTCATTGGTCACCCTGCTAGCTGGAGGCTGATTGGTCCCAACTGCAGGGTTTTGAGGTTGCTGATTGGTTGTTGAAGTTGAAAATGGAGAGGTTCCCTGTTTTTCATGCTTGGAACCACCTTTTGATCTTCTCCATAAGAACTTGGACTTGCACTGAGCTTCTGACAGCAGGCCTGGAACAAATAAAGTTAGACAACCCACGATTGTAAAGTGCTTCTTTCACATATCATTTTAGCTTCCTGATACTCATCAAATACTACTTCAATATGATATAAAAAGTCAAATTCTACAGCCATATATTATAACTCCTTATATAAACCTGCATATACAACAGACTGgtctttttttgtaaaacatgtTCCTGCTATGATTGAGGCACTCTATTTTGAGATTAAGAATTAGAATGATGGAGGTAATATATGTAAACAAATGACAATATAAACAAGAAATCGAACGTCCATATGCCTGTGGAATGTTTCGAGTtgcaaatttcttgttttatttgttattgtGAGTTTCTCACTGACTCCATCTAAATGCATTTTCCTCAATGGCTCTTATTATTAATCATGAACCAAGAGACAAGCATATAACAGGATATTGAAAACAGGACATATTGATAAcctattctgggacctttgagcGAACTTTGTCAGTGTGCCTAATGTGTCACATGTGGGAACCAGCCACTCTACTGCATTCaaacaacatacaaacaaacagtcatactgaaaacaaaactaCTGTTAATGTAGGCTGCATTTATTTTAGTGAAGTACAAATACTGTAACTCACATTCAGGCCTCATGCCCATCATCTTGCACCTCCTGAGCCTGCAGTCAGGACACTTCCTCCTCATGTACAGGTCCATCTCACAACTGCCGCCGGTCGGACACTTCTTCACGTGGCCTCGCAGGAATGCTCGCCGGAAAAACCCTGGAGAGGAAAGAGGAAGGTTCTTCAAGTGTAAGTGAGGCCATACTGATATGATTTGATATGTTGATGACATCCTACAgccaccccaaaactgatgtaagCAAAGAGAGGGGAGTTGCCTTCAATATTAAATCTACTAGTAAATGGTAGAAAGTTTGTCTTTGTGTTGGTCGAACGAAAAGAGCCGAAGAAGAGAGTAAACGGTCAGAGAGGTTGAACTGAGTACATGGCATATCAAACAATAAATTCTATTTATGTTCcctcacattttctttgaacattGGAAGACTTTGCTTAGCAGTCATACATACTATACTAGTACATTCTTTTGGCTAAGTTGTACTGATAGTAACAATATGTGGTTGCAGTTTGTCCTTCTATGGGGATATTAAGGTGTCATAATTTCAGTCATGTCACGTCAGTCCTGTGCTTTAGGACAGCATGGGGTGGTCAAAACAACCCCTCTCCGTTCCCCAAGACAAAATCTGATGCATGAACACACTTAACAGTGAGGAGGCTAGCTGCTCTTTATAACATCAGCggggctcgaaatatttttttctgcgtaCCTGCACTGTTGCAGGTAATATTGCAAATTACCTGCAcaagacaaactttacctgcaccactctgaatttaggaagtaagGATCATTATAGAATTGTTAAGGAACCGCTGCtacttttcttttatacttcataggtggttaaagtcaatgcagctaataacaatccacatcaTCCACctacatcacaggacatttatgtttaaaacccagtagatggaccagtgcaggttaggtgcaggtaaacaccagaaatacctgcacagctccaattttacctgcactaacctgcatctGCAGCCCTGAGCCCTGATCAGTAATGAGACGACGCCTTCACAGGTACTTTACAGTATCTCAatataccttaaagtttgtgctTTAAGAGAGAAGACCTCCTGTACCTTTGCATCCCTCGCAGCTGAATGCTCCATAGTGGTATCCCGTGGCCCTGTCACCGCAAATGGTACACTCCAAGCCAAgtttttctctctcttcctcAGAGGAAGCTGGACCCCTCTGTATCACAGTGGACTCTTCCTGCTCTTGGAACACATCAGATAGCTTCACGATGTCCCCCATGGTGTTTTATCTGGAACAGGTGGGAAGAAATATTCATACTGATACTGCAAACTGTAAAAACATTTctgtggttttgtttttgtggtttTCTTGGTGAACTGAGCTCTCAACATGAACTCATAGCATTGTAAATCCCTCCTTTTTGCTCCTGTGACTTCCATATTTTCAGTAgcttgttttgaaaatgatttgatCATGAAGAAAACTATTTGGAAGGATTTGACATTGCACAATGGCTCTTATGAACCAACAGACATGCATATAGGAAGGTGGTTGGTTTCTATACTGACCGTGAGGATGAAACAGGTGTATAACACTAGTAAGTCTTTAGTGACTTTACCTCAAAGACATTTCACATGGCCAATGTTTTGTAACTATTCAACCTAACGAAAGGCAAAGGTCACTAAAACACCTGTTTCGTCCTCACAGTCGGTCTGTTTGGTCAGGATGAAAGTCCACACAATTTTTACCCCAAGGAGGAAGGTTCACCTCCGATACTAGAGGtacactacagtaactgtttttggttatgtctgtgtgtttacACCCATAACATGTAAATccagatgttttttttattgatggACCTCATTGAATTTTGCATGTGGGTAGTTACTGAGGTCCCCCAAAAAACATAGCAATATCAGACCCCCTTGCAGAATTTTTAGACATTGCAGGCTGAGTAGTGTGGTATAGGCCATAACCAGCTGTGATGGGACTATATATAGcattaagaaattcacaaaaattcaGAAGTATTCCATGTAGGTATGAGATTTTCAATGTCCTGTTTTGATAAGGTCCTCATTGGTTTCAAACATTAACAAAATAAGTAAGATGCCATAAAACATACTTTTTTAATTaagaaaaataacataacaagtGATAGAGAGTGACTATTGGCATTGCATTGTAATATTGCTCTAATCTAAATGGGTGTGGCACTTTCAAACCAACCATCAAGACTAACTTCAAGTATCATGTATTTTTGAAGGAATATTGGCTTCAAGACAATTTCCCCAAAAGCTTAACAGTTAAAGAGTCTGTAATTACTACTGATAGGAAAACCTAGCGCATATGGGAGTAAGCACATAGCAACCATGGTTTCCTCTTgttgttgtctgtttgtgtctTGGGTTTCATTTCCTTCAAAATGACTCATACTCATAAGGTCGAGTGCTCCCACGAATACAGCCTTGTCATCCTTACATCTTATTTTCCTAACAAATACCTTAGCAAGACTTCTGTTCTTAAAACACATGTGACAAATACCGATGCAAATGAACACATATTCATCAACAATTTTAAATTTTACATGTAATGATAAATGgtttatatatattatcaagTGTCGCCTGGAACAAAATATCTGACTTAGTGAGTAGAAAAACAAACTAACGTTACAGGTGGTCTACTTGGCACACCCATATGTTACGTTATGTGTGTATAAAACGTAACTTTAACAGTAACGTTACGTATAAAACACAAATCAAGCCCTATAAGATCCATACAATGAAAATATTTAACGCCAATCCgtgaaaaatgtagaaaaacgTCGGGAAAAGTTCCGCCATTTTTGATTACACCCCAAAGCTCAGGCCTGGTTCTGGGAGAGGTCAAACTTTCGGGAGAACGTTCGACCGAACGATGCCCAAATTAGCGACGAAATGGCGGCCACATACTTACCGAGATGTATGCGGTACAAGCAGAGACACGTATCCGTCCGTAGTGTGGTAGGAATATGTAGATATGTATGATAAAAACACGAAAATGTCTCCACAAACGCTGGAACTGAACCAGTTCGTCTTGTACACCAACCGTGAGGTCGCTGACCGCAGGGTTACGTCCGGGACCGTCTACTACTAAATTGGGGGAGTAAAATATGTTTTGTCCATTTCATGCTAATCATAGCCTATTCATAGGACATTAAACTATCTTGTTCTGCATAAAGGTGGTTTGTTTATAAcgatttcaaaatcaaaatgcaCTTTATTTGTCGTTGAATTATTTTAGACGACTACATTTTTATGTGTTAAAGGAAATTACCCCATCTCAATTTTAACGTGTAGTAGACCAAATGCGTCATAACTCACCTGCGACCTGAAGGACATGTCCCATcagacacaacaacaacacatttaTCTCAAATGTCCTTGGCACAGGATAAACCCACAGTGACATAACCATTACTTTTACACTAAAATGCACTGTATGTGTACTTTTTTGTTTGAGAAACACACTAGTATGAACAAAAACTTAAATGAATATTAAAGGTCGACCCTCTTGACAGTATTATTTCTTTCACCAAGGTGGTTGAAAAAGACCTCCTTGCTTTCACTAATATCTGACTTTAGCAATGtaactcattcattcataacacgaaaaaaaacacacaaggaATCAACTTAACAAGAAAAGTATAACTCTTTATTGATGTAATGTCAGAAGCTTTACATTGTTTTATTGCtttgttaaaaacttttttctctTGTAATATAAATCAATATAAAATTCCAATGTTGATAGCAGTAGAATTTTCGTAGAATGCTACATGCTTGTAAACCAGGTACTGTACTCGTGTACTACATGCATTTGCCCTAAGTAAACAGAAAAATGGACCAACAGGCTAATTAACAACTGATATCAAGTGTGCACACGTATAACGTTATGTCAATATAGATACAGTGAATTTTTTCCAGAATGTATCCTCAGGTTGTTGGTTAACCCTGGAATGCATTGCATGCATGCTGCCAAAGTTATTTTAACTGGCTGTACTTTTATATGCTAGAAATCTAGGGCAATATTTCCAGTTTTGTAGAACCTTGCTGTTTTTTAATGTTCTTTTGCTTCATTTCTCCCCAAATGGAGTAAATATCTAATATAGAATGATACATTTTCTGCTGCATAAgcagtagcctgtgtttacacaagctctggccggctgggcttaatggcggcggcaatcgtagggccggccgctaggggcgcgattttagtcaggctacataAGTAGAATCTGCGGtgaaaacaatgtacatgtacaaattgcaTATCTTCCCTTTCTTTCACTGTACTTTGCTTTTACtaaaatcttaacaacaaatGCAGCATAATCAAAATAAACCATCTTTACCTAGAATGTCACTTGTTACAATATGGCCGTCACATATTGAGACACAGAGGTTACAAGGCACCATTATCTTTGGCACATGATATACAGTCAtaacaaaattacatgtataaaagtataactcttttatcacttgaagaaataaacatcaaaatattttattgttCAGCTCACTACAGATGGTTTGGTCCTCAAGCTGGCAACAACTATGTTCTAGAAATGATATTTAGCAAAACTTGTCCTCAGAAAACAtccatatatcatatattacaGTATAATTACACATGTCTTGTTTTTTCTAGGAATTTAAACATTTGTTCAGTCACATTTGAAACTAAATGTATCAAGGAATGTAAtactgtaacgctagttcacctatatctgcggggtaacctatatccattcaATCTGTCAATTTGATATCCCTTAAAACCCTAGTTTTCTAAATACAACAAATATGATCGGACAAATATGAACCAGTGTTAAAAGGCCTTTAAAATTGTgatgatacgggtgttccggatcGTGTGATAatcgtgtgataactttccgtatcacacaggttcgaaaattgtatcacacaggcttccttcgagtaaatcaaaccattttgaacgggccgaatacagcatggttgaaaattcgaataccggatttgGACGTTAGAATtactgttgttacaatcttttgttcgaggacacaacattttttcaacttctggtgcatttcgcatcaaaatatgtgttttctcaggtgagtatgacataaataaaatacaacacggtgtattccgcatcaccctcagtcccagccctcccgcgggttggaTCACCCTCCCGCGGTCGGGGTtgcacctcgggtgatacagaatacaccgtgttgtattctacatgtacagtacacagTTAGCTAAAGTGGTATTTGACAAGTAAAACCATGGAACTGTGATCTAGCTCTGCTATCTGTCGTCGGGAATGTTGACGGACACCCCAAACTGCCGACTCAGCATCCTGAGTTGTTCCTCGTACATCACATTCTTCTTTACCGCCTCGCGATAGTTGTACTTCAGGTCCTCAATCTCCTCGAAGAATGCCGGGTCAAAGTTTGCCAGCTCTCCTCTTAGCTGAGAAACAATAGGGATAAGAAACCTTATCAATACTGCTTCTATGTATGCTTCATATCTACACACTTGGAGACGTAATGACTGTGAAAACATTAAGTACATGAATGCTTAACCTTTTTCCTGGGAAACCAATTTTTTATCGGATACTTATCTGATACATAATTGGTGCCAAAGGCATACCTCAGCAACAAGAAGGTTAAGGAAAAAGATTTAACTGAAGCATTTAGCTGAACATAGAATTTGTGCTCATAGTAAGGGAGTCAGCttatcaaatgcaaaaaaaattacaaattgacatatacatgtactttctcaTTTGTCAATGAATTTTTTGTTGAATGCTGCACAGGAGACAGGTAAACCTCTACATGAGAACCACCAGGCCAATATGTACCATTTTGCTGGTATCTTGGAAAATGTGGTCCCTTAAACAATGCTGCATTCTTTGACAGGTTTCATTATATTTGACCATATTTGCCAGTTTTCATCATGTTGCACACCCTCTGGCATaattaaaggacagcatcagaaaattttcaattcattattttccagtagtttactcattaaaaagttgatgtacgtcaatttttacattgatccgcctaatatgaccctgtagacacgtttgaacttcgcgctctcctcctttccccgccgcgctggccgatgacgtaatggccgcgttctgagagtctgacgtcacagatccaaaacttctagccagccattttgctcggtgaacctcggtcctctcagcggtaaataatcactccgccattctggagttcagtccgtagttgttgacaattactttcgtggacctgtaagtcgcattgtgacctgtctacgaagccatagtccccgggagactaaacatgaatgagcttgcctgcgagtaaaccgcgcggcgacgggacgaaatcaaaacaatggcggtggggaaggttcacgcaccgtgccattctggactgttacaagagcgagtttgggtcagttcttaccttctcctttccggacagcacagcgataattacacgtaagcttccacgaattttggttgaattcacagttgtccaactggcagtgacattaaaaaaaaaaagaaacattttcctctgacaacatcggacgatccccttttcgcgccgaaacatacatacaacacaggccggcaatgtgaatggcgcgaaatgtcggcttcgtttcagagtccgtgatttaTTTTGATGGAACACCCaacaatctccgccaaagctacatgattgaaaaaccggaCAGTGCAGATAATTTAcctgagaaacagaaaataaagtgagaggcgaggcgtaactcgctcgaatctgtacaagttgcggtgctatctgtttcggcgcgataaggggatcgttcgatatgtagtgatACAGGGCATGTAGGCGCAGGAAAATGTTTCTTNNNNNNNNNNNNNNNNNNNNNNNNNNNNNNNNNNNNNNNNNNNNNNNNNNNNNNNNNNNNNNNNNNNNNNNNNNNNNNNNNNNNNNNNNNNNNNNNNNNNNNNNNNGAcccaaactcgctcttgtaacagtccagaatggcacggtgcgtgaaccttccccaccgccattgttttgatttcgtcccgtcgccgcgcggtttactcgcaggcaagctcattcatgtttagtctcccggggactatggcttcgtagacaggtcacaatgcgacttacaggtccacgaaagtaattgtcaacaactacggactgaactccagaatggcggagtgattatttaccgctgagaggaccgaggttcaccgagcaaaatggctggctagaagttttggatctgtgacgtcagactctcagaacgcggccattacgtcatcggccagcgcggcggggaaaggaggagagcgcgaagttcaaacgtgtctacagggtcatattaggcggatcaatgtaaaaattgacgtacatcaactttttaatgagtaaactactggaaaataatgaattgaaaattttctgatgctgtcctttaaaccCCCACCATGGTCCGCTATGGCTCCCAgcagtgggaccgcgtggcgcagagGTAGCATGTTCGGATttgcaccgagaggttgcgggttcgaatccgcctgccgtgccaccgatcttgtgcccttaggaaaggcactttacacgactttcctcactttactcaggtgaaaatgagtacctagtttcggctagggccgtccctcggataggacgttaaatgcaggtcccgtgtatggggagagtcacaccccatgcacgttaaagaaccccacaCACGTGTGATTGTGCGTTGTGCGATGGAGCAAActattctgtctggagttggtgattcactacaaatcacccggacggaggcctggcgaaccttcgtgtcgtatcagccatacggtgatttacatcattcaccatgccccggagaggagataagCGCCGCTAGGGGACtgaaatgcctattgatacagcacaacatgttgtgctgcacctacggctgattaaaaggctatgggacgaacgaacgaacatGGCCCGCTTCCCTCCCTACTCCCTACCttctctgtctccctctccTGTCTGTCCTTGTCCAGCTGGAGGGACTTGATCTGTGTGCTCAGCTCCACGTTCTCTTCCATCAACTTGTCGTAATTCCTCAGCTTCTCCAACATGTCATCTGTGTGCTGGGAAGTGggtggaaaaaaaaatgatgttcagcatcaaggacaggggTGTTTACcagtgtgtggatggtgtccagcaccagggacaggggtgtttaccagtgtgtggatggtgttctgcaccagggacagggtgtGGATGGTGCtgagcaccaaggacaggtgtgtttgactgtgtgtggatggtgttcagcatgaAAGACAGGAGTGTTTACcagtgtgtggatggtgttcagcaccaaggacagggtgtTTACcagtgtgtggatggtgttcagcatcaaggacaggggTGTTTGACAGTGTGTGGATTAtgttcagcaacagggacaggggTGTTAACAATTGTGTGGAttatgttcagcaccagggacaggtaccAACTTGTGTACAGTGCATAAAAAAGGTGCATGTTTAAACTGAGGCTTATACGTTGAATACACCATCCAATTTGTGTAGATTTTTATACACATCTATGCATCAAA comes from Branchiostoma floridae strain S238N-H82 chromosome 19, Bfl_VNyyK, whole genome shotgun sequence and encodes:
- the LOC118406643 gene encoding nuclear hormone receptor family member daf-12-like; its protein translation is MGDIVKLSDVFQEQEESTVIQRGPASSEEEREKLGLECTICGDRATGYHYGAFSCEGCKGFFRRAFLRGHVKKCPTGGSCEMDLYMRRKCPDCRLRRCKMMGMRPECLLSEAQCKSKFLWRRSKGGSKHEKQGTSPFSTSTTNQQPQNPAVGTNQPPASRVTNECLDTPTTNQQPQIPTNQRPLSDKQYPLSQLLTGLRGAPATANPNIPGWQPHRNPLAPPTNESANQQQPVFVNQVNVYLGAPPKDGEGDPSTVQVSPAFVAQLLSNNGSLTSPQVLSMLSSQVPSASPAGDNPTQQSQNNNAGPFSANFHLSKSLEQAATHTKPGTNQMQPSSVNQKAPANEWPSSSAASALLSSLGTQLSNVTPPPSSGPSPDLSTNQMPADNVGRKAILSQLLGISNLNGSALSATNQTRSPPIQAVSGRSSMIMDVAGPSSASANHLRPVMTNQQRAGGSVIHAGGSPMAQSKNLQLTSEQKVLIEELDKAQKLYLPSQNWDEVRATLVTNTLEEHQAKAVDLITAGIEKHIQWDKTLRGFKDLSEEDQIALVKGSVVESMLIKMVQSGEVETEDILQNILISAHTKEFLDNILPFYKSVHQFGIDSNTYNLLHAVIVLSPDRPHVQDQACVQRAQDVYLETLVTYCKLHYPHQPYIFPHLVGKMTELRSLGHNHERHWRNKDIMRKEPLIVEITPSLKNQ